The sequence ATGGGAAGCAAATGCCCGACATGCATAGAGTCGGCTGTGGGATCAACACCAACGTAGGCTCCTATTCTCTTGACTCGCATGAGCTCTTTGATCTTCTCGGGCGTTCTATAGACTATGTTAGATATCGGATTGACTCTCTAAAATCTAGCAACGTTGAAGCTGGGTCCAATGCATACCCTGCGACATCTTTGATGTAGCCTCTCTCGTCGAGAATATCCCACACATGCGGCAGCTCGCCGTTCTGGATTTTCACTGCTCTCTCCTCCCAGCGCTTGTTGCCCTCGGCCACTTTTTCCAGGTATGAAGTAGCAATGCCGCGCGCATTCTGAATGCGGCCCAAAGCCCAGGCGGATTTTCGGACTTGTCGTGAGCTGGCGCATCGCATGGCGAGCAGGGTCTTCGAGATCGCTGTTTGAGGGGCCATTGCCGATGATATTGGCCTTGATGGAGCCAATAGAATCCGAAAACGAAAACAAATGAATCCCCCAGTTATTATGCCCACATGCTCGAGCCTTGACGACGACTCACGGACTGAGGCCCTCCAAAAAGTTCATCCCACCTTGATGACTTTCAATATGGAGCACAAAAATTCACATGCGATCTCTAAAAGCCAGCCAATCAGAAGCGCCTTGATGCTCTAGCACGGAACCACGTTGTTGCGCCCCGGTTCACGGGCTTCGGAACCGATTCAGCCAATCATGGAGCTCCCAATTCGAGATCCTCGGCAATACCTCTCCCGTCCGGTTTGCGTAGCAAAACCACCGTCTTGCTGCCCGTCATCCCGAATCGAAACCGCCCTGTAGCTTGCGCGAAGCGTCTGCCGACTCTAGATTTGGGCGCCACTGCTATTCCAATCGCAACCGGGACTTTATTGCATCGAAATGGCATCTATTATGCGACCGTCTCTGCTGCGGCAGACCGCGCTGGCGGCGAAGCCTGCGTTCCGAAACAATGCTATCAAGGCTGCGGCTTTCCACACCTCTACCCAGCGCTCGGCTATCCTGCCCCCAGGACCTCGTGAGAATCCCCGGCTTTGCAACATGATAATGCGTTGGATCTGAATTTTGCTAACGTGCTGTTTTCCGCAGAGCGAATTGAGGGAACAGGTATGCGGCCGACTGCCCCGTGACTCTCACATGCCGAAGAATTACGATATTAACCACCAGCACAGTCAACGACCCTGCtcccatccccatccccaACGCTACCCAGGGATCATACCACTGGACCTTTGAGCGCCTCCTCGCCGCCGGCCTCGTGCCTCTCACCATTGCGCCCTTTGCCGCCGGTTCTCTCAACCCCACCACCGACGCCATCCTGTGCTCTGCCGTCCTCCTGCACTCCCACATCGGCTTCCAGTCCGTCATCATTGACTACATCCCCACGCGAACCTACCCCGGCCTGCGAAAGTTCTTCTGGTGGGGTCTGAACCTTGCGACTGTCACTGTTGGTGTTGGCTTGTACGAGTTTGAGACCAATGACGTCGGCGTCACTGAGGCTATCAAGAGACTCTGGAAGGCATAAAGAGGGGCATGcaggggaaagaaaagagaaggaaaatggAAGAAACTTGAACAAATCTTATAGCTGATTTCAGGGAGTGAATCATTGGGTTTGAAGGCTGGTACTTTGTAACTGATATTATGCGCCATTTCGCCGAAGAGGGCTGTGAGCGCTTGTATAGAAGTACTatcaaaaaagaagcaaatgtATAACACTATGGATTCGAGCTTCGTTTCTCATTggctttactttttattgTTTCTTGCTCTTTATTTGTACCGCGGGACTGGTACTAGCTCGACTATGTTCcgcatttttgtttttatagtCGGTTAGGAATACGGTTTCTTCCTAGACTATAACTGAGCCTTTGAACCACTAACAACCACCTACCACCGAACTTAATTCCAAGTCTCCACACAACGGTGCTCTGGTACCACTCCGACCAGCAGTAATATTGTACAGTTACTACAGCATATTATTCAGCCCCACGAAGAATACCACAAACCTAAGCACAAAACCCACCAGCAACTCCTTCCACCCCACATAGGTAAGCACCGTCCCGCGTTCGAATCCTTACTTCGTCGTAAGCTTATATACCGTTTACCCACGACCCCTAATAACTCTTCTACCTCTGGGTGGTCTAGTTGGTTCATGGCGTTCGACTGTAATGGATAACATCTCATCGAAAAGTCGGCGGTTCGATTCCGTCCCCGGAGAGTAAATTCTCACCGGAGAAGAGTTacctttttttgctctcttaGACtagagaattttttttttccccttctctttttaatATTGTTCCCTTTGGTATTATTCAGTTTTACTttattctctcttctcttcttttatttcctcTTGGGCTGGCCCGTTGAATTTAATTTTTCGCTTTGAGTGTCAGCGATAGTCTACCTCACCTTAAATATGTTCTGGTAAAAGAATACGACAAGAGCACGCAACACCAAAATACTATTCaaactcttttactttacaAATCCAATGCTCACTTTACCAGTTAAATTGTTTGGCTTATCGTATATAAACttgattctttttattttccttcttaGTACTACAAGCATGAAACACTCCTAATTTTGTCCCCTTTCATACAAGATTGAGTATCATTCTCAAATTCCTTGGGTAAAGTGTTGGACGATACCCCTTGACTCAATTTTTACCACCTATCCAtctaaatttatttatcaaTCTTTTAAATGGTCAGGCTAGTGATGTCGCCTCCTCCAATGCGATCAAACTCAGGAGTAGGCGGGGGCAAATTCTCAGTCTTGGTGCAGATCCAGCAGCTAGCATACATGTTTACGCGATCGATGCATGCGCCATCAACTCTGGAGCCGTGGCACTGGGCAGTGAACCCATGTGCTTCAAAAACCTTGATATACCAGGGGCTTAAAGCAGACGTACGAAGCAGGACACGGCCGCCCATCTTGAGCGCCCTGTTGAGTTTGCTAATCTGAGCAGCCGCCGCTTGGGAGCCAGTGTCAAACCAGTCCATGCTGTCCATAATGACGGCGACAGTAAGAGTTCCAGGGGTAATACGAGCAATGACCTCTTCAAGCTCATCAGTGTGGATGCGAAGGCCATCCAAGGCACCCCGACGTGAGAGCTTGGCATGAACCTCGGGGCGGAGATACTCAGGGTGGCACTTGCGTGAAAACTTGCCGTCCATACAGACGTAGTAGTAGGGGTTGTCAGTACCAATGTGAGTTTCTTCGGCAACGGGATCTAGCGTGTTGACCATGTAGTGCCAGATAGCATGAGAACGAGTGTTCTTCGCCTTACCCTGCTTCACTAGGTCAGAATCGGCATGGTCTTTCTCAATCATCGCGAGCTGATTCTTGGGAACACCGAGAGCGGCCCAGAGGAAACTTTCTTGCGAGACGACCAAATTGCAGATGAGTTTAGAGAGTAAAGCGGGACGGATCTTGTTGCGCCACATCTCTCGTTGCTCATTCAAAGTTCGAGATTCGAGCAGCTTCTTGACGGCAGACTTCAATCCAAAGATACGGGAGATCCAGCGGAAAGCGCGAATGGCGTGGCGGGAGCCACCAGTGTCGTAGAGACCGTACCCCTTATTGTTCTGGAAGACGTGGACGTTCTTGAGCCAATATTGGAATGCACGGCCAGAGAGATGAGGAGACAGCTTGGTAAGGAGCAGCTCGCGGAAGTTAGAGTGCTTTCCATCGCCAAAGATCTTCCAGAAATCCTCATATGGAAGAGCCGTATAAGCGGCAGCCTTGAGCTCCAGAAGATGGTTCTGAGTCGGGTTAAGGTCAACAGCGTGAACACGAGCAGGACTCTGGGCAAGGTAGGAAATGATGTTGTCTCCAGCAGAGGTGATGGCAAGGATCTTATCATCAGGACCAAGCTTTAACAAGCGCTCGTCAACGCGGGCATCCTCCCATGTGAACGCATAGATGTATTCATCATTGAATTGGGTGTGCTTCTGCAGCCTGTCATCATAATAGATCCGCCAGTGGTGGTTTTGATAGAAGAACGAGGGAAGAGGTAAGTTGGCAGACAGATTCTCAACGGCAGTGATGAAGGCCTTGGAGCGAATCTCTGGTGCAGATCTCTCAATCGCACGAGTCAGAGCATCTCCTTGGTTTGCAGGGTACAGGTAGGGCGATTCCGTGGCCAACGCATCAATGCGCTCAATAATTTCATGAGGCAAGCTTGATGCCGAAAACGGCTTCTTTTGGCATCCAACCCAGACATAGTATGGGATGTAGCCGAGAGTGCGGTTTCTGAAGTTGAAGTTGAGAACGGTACCAAACTTGTATTCGAGGTAATCACGGCGGCCAGGCTCAAGACCAACACGGTCAATGTCAAACCAGGCGCGCCAGAAGTTGCGGGATAGCATATTGACATGACGATCTACAAGGCCACCTGTGTAGTTGCGGAAAGAGTAATCAATCTGGTTCTGGACGTAGAAGTCAACCACTCCCAGGATACCATGAGGAGCCAGTAGCGAGTTCACAGAGTCAACCACAGAATAGTAATCCGGCTACACGAGAGTCAATATATTTTTCAATGGAGCAAAACTATATCAAGGACTCACAATCATGGACAAGCTGTATGAAAAAGTGACCAAATCAGCGCCACCATAGTCTTGGCGCTGCTGGGTGAGATAGCTGAGCGCAGGAGATCTTGGGGCGACTTGACGGCCGGGCATGTCAGCTTCGTAATCTTCCAGGCGGAACTTGCGAGCGTCTTGGCAGACAACTCGAACATTTTTCCAGCCAAGTCTCTCAAAACGCTTCTTTGCTACTTCGCAGAGAGACGGAGAGAAATCAACGAGGTAGACGCTGGAGAAAAAAGTAGGGACATCGACGAACTGCGACATGGCTTCAATATTCCAGCCAGTGCCGCCGCCGACCTGTTTTGATGTTAGTTTAATTGTCTTATATCTGCATCCTCTTCCAGTGCTTTGCTACCGGGGATGAGATCAAACAATGGATTGTCTTACATCAACCCAGATACGCTTGGTCCTGTTGCCGTCAGTAGCTGTCTCGGCTTTCGCCTCAAGCTGGGCGGCGACAAGGGCCAGCATGTCTTCGCGACCGCGAAGAAGGACCTTGCGAGTGGCATCATAAGCCCCGGCCTGCTTCTTGTAGAAGCTCTCTAGAGCGTCCTGCTGGGAAGCCTTGGAATCGCCCTGATGGGGTTTGATGAAgcaagaatagaaaaaaaggaaaaaagagctgATAACGCCAGGCGTATCGTTTTTTTGCCCGGTACCTCGAGAGGCAACCAAACCGGAGATGCAAAGGCCACCTAAGACGGAGGCTGCTATTCCAGCATATAGAGGATTAATCTCGTTGCCAAAAGGCAAGATGTTAATGTTACCACCCTAGGAGGCGAAAGGCATTTAGCATATTGATTCATAGATTGTAGATTAAAAGCAGTGAGAGATACAGGAAAAGCCATGATATTCTCTCATTTTACTTATTGAGAGAACAAAGTAGAAGTATTGATCACGGGCTAAGGATCGGTGTTGAATCCAGCAATGAAGAAAGGTTGAAAATGACGAGAAGATAAAactgagagaaaaaagttcCAGGAAAAGGAGCAGGAAAGAACAGGATAAATACACGAGGGGTTTGGCTTTGCCCATGTACACAATTATAagcatccagcagctcagctACAACTACACCCACTGCCATATTGACCGGAAGCGAGCTCCTTGGGGTCACACCAGACATACCAACCCACCTTGGAGTGCGGGCAGCAATATCTTTGGATACCTTATCCTTGAGCAACATTGGGTTAGAAGCGCATATCCCCGGCCGTACTGGGCATTCAATTGGTGAAAACCAGCTCGTTGACATAGGAGCGAACACAGTACGCCGTAAGAGCACACTCTATACATTGACTTCTCAGCAATTCTGCGAATATCACATGCCAAAAGGTTCCTGTCAACGAGGATAGAGCGCAGGGGCCTCCACTAAAGTGTCAGGGATCATCGTCTTGTGCAGCAGCTTGCGACTGTCTCAAGCAATGGGTAACGCGCGAACAGGAGGTGGAAATCGCGGTTCGAACGTATTGGCCAATGACTGAACCACATGCTTGGACAGAGAGCTGCGCCAGGGTAGCGTATTGTTGGGCCATACACGTGCAAATTGTTGAGGCaagcaaagaagatgctCCATATTCTATCCCGTAGTAACGCCATTGGGTGGTAGCTCCATGCGGTACATAATTCCAGGGTCTGGATGGGTCAATGATAGTACCTTGTTCGTACACTTAGGCCACCTAGCACGATCAAGCGAGCACTTCCCCTTGGATAGCTCCGTGGGTAGCATTTGCAATGCCGTATTTTGCCTACGGCTTCATCGCGAATAGTTCTAGCTGCCTCCATGTCAGCGGGGCACCACAGGAGTGGGGGTTACGTGTGTGGATGGACTTCAGATGCCATTGGGATTCCCGTGGGGAGTCACGACAGATCCGGCTGATGTCATGGCTATAATTTGCCCGCACGGCATGGTTACATTTGTAGCTGCAGTTGCCATTGCATTGCTTCGGAACAAGTGGTTTGGCAAGTAGAGCCAGTTGGGTAATGGAAAACTCTCAGGATGCAGCGAAAGCGCACGCAGTCTGGAGCACCATCCGGCTCCATCCAGCCACAATTGTGGCATCTCCTAGTTAGTGACGGATGATACCGGCAGAATACGCCCCAGGGTCGGTCCTCAATGGCCCCGTGCTCCAATTCCATGCTAAGATTGACAGTCCCTGGATTCTGGCGCCCAAGTCAGCAAGTCaggtccatccatccacacACACTCAGGCTATTTGCGTAGTCCAACTAGTGTCAGGCAAGTGGAGTTAGTACCTGTCTGGGGAACCGCCAATCAAGCATAGCATCCACAGCACATGCAACGGAGAGCGAGGCCCGTAGGAACACTCCGCCATGAGAGGTAGGCTGATATTATGGACATATAAATGATCGTCATGGGATAGTTGCCACCGGGCGCTAGCTATCGACAGCGGTTGGCGCAGAGTGTGTCAAGCTGCCTGCTGTCTGCCTGCATCTGAGCTGCCAAAACGCGGTATTGAAGGTTGCCGAAAGAATTTCCTACAACTGGTCAGCTCCCACCAAACAGCGAGCAGTAAATCCAGCGATGCAATAGGGTAGGCGTTGACAAGCCTCagctgttgatgctgtctTCAGATGGTGGGGTAGCTACACTTGCCAGAAtcgctgagctgagctgagcgtGAAGTGAAGATTTGGCTATGCTTCAAAAGATGCATTAAAACCGTAtgctgctgcatgctggcatacaaataaaagctattgtATCAAAACGAACAATAAGCTACTCCTGTTGAATTATTCAGTGCTCATGCCATCCATGTGCCATTCTGCGCAGGCTGTGTTTGCGATTGAGACATTACGTAACCAACATCCGGAAAAACCTGTCTTCCGAGCGCATCGCCTCGAGATCACGACACCCCATTCATGACGCTACTTTATGCACTTACATGAGCCTTGGACGCGCGACAATGGGCTTTTGTTCCATCGCAGGCAACCACAGTGCAGGGCTTCACTCGTGAGATCCAACGCCGGCATCTTACAAACCTGCAGCGTTATCCATGAATTAATAGCACTTGCATTCTAACGTCGCCATCATGCCTCCCGCATCTGGGCAGAAGGGCACTGGCAAGAAGAACTCGGCCGCCATGCAGAAACAGAGCCGAAACTCAACGCCGGTCCCGGCCCCAGCATCGGCCCTTCCACCACAGGAGTTTTACGACCCAGATTATCTCGATACTAGAGTCATCTTGTTTTCGAATCTTACGTTTGACAACCTGGTGGACCAAAGCGCCTCCAGCGCTCCGGTTCCCGAGTCGCGGAGTGTTGACGCCATGCTTGAAAAGCTTAAGACGCTGATCAATATCATGGAAAAACGCTCCACTTTTTATGACCGAGGAATGAGATATCTCGCGGACGAGCGGAAAAAGCGTCCCGAGGATATGCGTATCGACGTGCGGGACCAAGATTCGAAGAAGTCTAAGcacaagaggaagaagggcacCGATACCGCAGGTGATGGTATGTTTCTGCACTGCTATACCCGATCCAGCGAGCGCATGGGTATTCGCATGACACGACACTGACCGTATGCAAATAGAACAATCCTCTCCGCTAAGAGATCCAAAGCGAAAGCACGCACGCGACAATGATGACGCCAGCTCCTCGCTCTCCCCCATTGCAGGAGGAGCATCTCCCAACGCCATGGAAACCGACGAGAAGcccaagaaagaggaagaagaggaggaagagagttcagaagatgaaggagcACCTCCAAGGCGTGAACTTCCTCAAGCGCAAACCTTTGGGGACGATCCATCGACATTTCCAGACCCCACTGTTTACGAAATTTTACCTACATATGAGGGTATGCCCgacgaagaaagaaagaagatttaCTCCGTCGCCGTTTACCCCAAGAGCGACCTTGCCGACTTGATTGCTGGCGATCCCCCGGACAAGGACTTTAGTAATACGAAACCGAGCAGTCAAATCAACTTTTCAACATTTTCAACATATATCGATCCGTATTTCCGCCCATTCTCTGAAGAAGATTTGGCGTTTCTGCGAGAGCGTAGTGATCGCGTATCGCCCTTTGTCATGCCAAAGCGTGGCAAGAGACATTACACCGAAATTTgggctgaagaagacggcgCCATGTCAATCGACTCACCGCAGCAGAATCGTGACAAGCTGCCTCCAAACCAGCCTCGTGGCACCATCGATAATATGAATGATAACGTAGCTGAGACGGATGCGCTGTCCATCGGCCCCCTTGCGACGCGATTATTGCAGGCACTGCGCCCTGAGTCGCGAATACCGTCATCTGATGATAAGCCCACCACTAACGGTATTACAAATGGCGACGTCAGCATGAATGGAGACATTAATGGAGACGAACCGAATGGAGTTGCAGAGGATAAATCAAGCCCGGTACCCCCGGCTACCTTTATGACCGAGTCATCTACGGAAGCATGGAAAAAGGCTACACATCCAAAGCTTGAATATGCCCAGGTTGAGGAGCGGCTTAAGCAGGAGCTTCGTCATATTGGCTTTCTCCCACAAGAAGGCATTGAAACTGAGTATGACGGCCACTTTGACGACGAGGTCGCGGGCAGACTGCGGTTGCTGCAGGCTAGACTCAAAGAGCAGATGCTCGTCAATGGTGCGCGCAAAGCGCGGCTGATGGATTTGGTGCGTGAGCGGATGGCTCATCAAGAATACCAAACCATTCTTGAGGATCTAGATTCGCAAGTCAATGCCGCATATCTGAAGCGCACGCGAACGATGgggaagagcaagaagtCTAAGCGCCCCGGAGGTGCAGGCGGTGGCAGCCATTTTGTCGGAGGCGCAGCAGGCATGGCGCGGCCAGGAATAGGAGACCTGACCAAGACGCTGATGGAGCGGCGGAGGAGATGGATAGACACGATAGGATCTGTCTTTGACGACGAGAATTTGAACAAGGTTCCACGAGTCGAGGACCCAGACAGTTCCATCTTTAAACCTGAAGAAATGGCTGAGCTtataaagaaggagaaggatcAATGGGACGACGAGATTGAAGAGGAGTAAATTTGAGATTATTCGGAATGGCTTTTCTAGGTGTTTGGAAGGCTGGCCTTGGTCTTGTTAATTTTGGGCGGCCTTGGGGGCATGACTTACAGAAGTATTGATTTATTGTACTGGCGTTGGGAGGCTTTGGATTGGCTTGCGCAAGTCGGGCAAAGATAGATATCATTATCCAATGTTGAGCAATTGAAACTTCCTGGTTACGAGGAATGTTGGCTCTCTTTTTTACACTGGTATTTCTTTATGCAGGTGACGACGCTTTTGCAATGACCTGGATGCTATATATGAGGCATCTTGGCAAATAGTGAGGCCGAGTTAGGACTTTCCTAGAATCTCCTTTGTGGAATCAACGATTTGCACAACCACGATATTTGCAAATCCATCTTTCTCATCGCTTGTAGTAAGAAGAGCGCTGGACGTCAATGCCGTGTTGAAGCTATTAGCAGCTAAGGTGTCTAAGCTTAGAATGACAGGCCTAGCTCCTGGGTTGGAAAGATAAAGGCGAACAGAGAGGTACGTAACAGGTACCGCCCGTATCAACCGTCCTTATCTATCGACACTGAAGGTTCAGCGTCAACCATCGCTCTGCGGGGAAAAGCTGCATGACAGCTCAAGTTTTATTTTGCGACCCCGGATGGTAGGCTTTTGTCTTTCTTATTGCTCCCATAATTCCATAACTTGTCCTATCTGAAGCTGGGTGACACAATGCACCTGGTACCAAAAGAGGTGCGCCGGACACTGTCCTCTCCTAAGAGCTATAGTGGATCTCGCGCCTAACCATCAACGTACAGCTCGACAAGCTCGTCATCTCGCAGGTGGGCTTTCTGGCGCAGAAGCGGCTTGCCAGAGGCGTCAAACTGAACCACAGCGAAGCAACGGTACGAAATTGGATCATGCCTCGAGCTTTGCTGCCATCATTCAGCAGCTAGCATCTTCGGCTACTGCAGCTTATACGCAGTTGATTGGTAAAAGACTACATAGCTAACTCAGTTCGCTGCTACAAGGCGCTTATTGCAAACAACCTGCACGAACTCATCCGCGATGGCAACCACAGCGTCGCAGATCTCATGGACATCGGCTCTACTATGCTGGGCCGCCGCCATGTCCAGCCCTCCGTCTGCTCTACTCTGACAGAAATCCAGGTTGAAGGCACATTCCCCATGGGCACGTATCTGGTCACTGTTCACAATCCAATCCGCACGGACGACGGTGATCTTGCTCGGGCTTTGTATGGGAGCTTTCTGCCCATTCCAGATGCTAGCCTGTTCCCTCTTGCGTCCCCGGAGGAATATGAGCCTACTTCGCGGCCTGGCGTGGTGGTGGCTGTCAAAGGCAAGATAGCGCTCAACGAGAACCGCAAGAGGGTAAAGCTCAGAGTGACAAGCAAGGGTGATCGACCTATCCAAGTGGGCTCGCATTATCATTTCATCGAGACGAATCCGCAGCTGGATTTTGATCGTGAAAAGGCATACGGGCATCGTCTTGATATTCCTGCAGGCACCTCAGTCCGATTTGAGCCCGGAGACACTAAAACAGTGACTCTTGTGGAAATTGGGGGTAACAAGGTCATCCGCGGAGGAAACAACCTCGCCACCGGAGGCCTGGAGCTATGGAGAGTCAATGATATCGTTGAAAGTCTGCAAAAGGCTGGCTTCGCACACACACCAGAGCCTTTTGCTGATTCTGCCCACATCGACGGCTTCCAGATAGATCGCGCCGCATATGCCACAATGTTTGGCCCCACGACTGGCGACTTGGTCCGCTTAGGAAATACAAGCCTTTGGGTCAAGGTCGAGAAAGATTGTACTGTTTATGGTGATGAGTGTAagtttggcggcggcaagacATTGCGAGAGGGCATGGGGCAAGCTTCTGGACGGCCAGATGCGGACTCTTTGGACTTGGTGGTGACCAACGCGCTTGTGGTTGACTGGACAGGCATCTACAAAGCCGACATTGGTGTTAAGAATGGCCGCATTGTAGGAATCGGCAAGGCAGGCAACCCTGATGTCATGGAAGGCGTAACGCCT comes from Trichoderma asperellum chromosome 3, complete sequence and encodes:
- a CDS encoding uncharacterized protein (BUSCO:EOG092D181M), which codes for MPPASGQKGTGKKNSAAMQKQSRNSTPVPAPASALPPQEFYDPDYLDTRVILFSNLTFDNLVDQSASSAPVPESRSVDAMLEKLKTLINIMEKRSTFYDRGMRYLADERKKRPEDMRIDVRDQDSKKSKHKRKKGTDTAGDEQSSPLRDPKRKHARDNDDASSSLSPIAGGASPNAMETDEKPKKEEEEEEESSEDEGAPPRRELPQAQTFGDDPSTFPDPTVYEILPTYEGMPDEERKKIYSVAVYPKSDLADLIAGDPPDKDFSNTKPSSQINFSTFSTYIDPYFRPFSEEDLAFLRERSDRVSPFVMPKRGKRHYTEIWAEEDGAMSIDSPQQNRDKLPPNQPRGTIDNMNDNVAETDALSIGPLATRLLQALRPESRIPSSDDKPTTNGITNGDVSMNGDINGDEPNGVAEDKSSPVPPATFMTESSTEAWKKATHPKLEYAQVEERLKQELRHIGFLPQEGIETEYDGHFDDEVAGRLRLLQARLKEQMLVNGARKARLMDLVRERMAHQEYQTILEDLDSQVNAAYLKRTRTMGKSKKSKRPGGAGGGSHFVGGAAGMARPGIGDLTKTLMERRRRWIDTIGSVFDDENLNKVPRVEDPDSSIFKPEEMAELIKKEKDQWDDEIEEE
- a CDS encoding uncharacterized protein (TransMembrane:2 (o52-69i81-104o)) translates to MSTSWFSPIECPVRPGICASNPMLLKDKVSKDIAARTPRWVGMSGVTPRSSLPVNMAVGVVVAELLDAYNCVHGQSQTPRVFILFFPAPFPGTFFSQFYLLVIFNLSSLLDSTPILSP
- a CDS encoding uncharacterized protein (TransMembrane:3 (i75-93o99-120i132-149o)), with the translated sequence MASIMRPSLLRQTALAAKPAFRNNAIKAAAFHTSTQRSAILPPGPQRIEGTVNDPAPIPIPNATQGSYHWTFERLLAAGLVPLTIAPFAAGSLNPTTDAILCSAVLLHSHIGFQSVIIDYIPTRTYPGLRKFFWWGLNLATVTVGVGLYEFETNDVGVTEAIKRLWKA
- a CDS encoding uncharacterized protein (TransMembrane:2 (o20-39i51-68o)), translated to MAFPGGNINILPFGNEINPLYAGIAASVLGGLCISGLVASRGTGQKNDTPGVISSFFLFFYSCFIKPHQGDSKASQQDALESFYKKQAGAYDATRKVLLRGREDMLALVAAQLEAKAETATDGNRTKRIWVDVGGGTGWNIEAMSQFVDVPTFFSSVYLVDFSPSLCEVAKKRFERLGWKNVRVVCQDARKFRLEDYEADMPGRQVAPRSPALSYLTQQRQDYGGADLVTFSYSLSMIPDYYSVVDSVNSLLAPHGILGVVDFYVQNQIDYSFRNYTGGLVDRHVNMLSRNFWRAWFDIDRVGLEPGRRDYLEYKFGTVLNFNFRNRTLGYIPYYVWVGCQKKPFSASSLPHEIIERIDALATESPYLYPANQGDALTRAIERSAPEIRSKAFITAVENLSANLPLPSFFYQNHHWRIYYDDRLQKHTQFNDEYIYAFTWEDARVDERLLKLGPDDKILAITSAGDNIISYLAQSPARVHAVDLNPTQNHLLELKAAAYTALPYEDFWKIFGDGKHSNFRELLLTKLSPHLSGRAFQYWLKNVHVFQNNKGYGLYDTGGSRHAIRAFRWISRIFGLKSAVKKLLESRTLNEQREMWRNKIRPALLSKLICNLVVSQESFLWAALGVPKNQLAMIEKDHADSDLVKQGKAKNTRSHAIWHYMVNTLDPVAEETHIGTDNPYYYVCMDGKFSRKCHPEYLRPEVHAKLSRRGALDGLRIHTDELEEVIARITPGTLTVAVIMDSMDWFDTGSQAAAAQISKLNRALKMGGRVLLRTSALSPWYIKVFEAHGFTAQCHGSRVDGACIDRVNMYASCWICTKTENLPPPTPEFDRIGGGDITSLTI